One Halobacterium sp. DL1 DNA window includes the following coding sequences:
- a CDS encoding molecular chaperone Tir, with protein sequence MNERGSGEPEETEETEEGQESRDNVDNESANNSYDVFISHAGEDKDPVARPLANELRDREFDVWFDEFELQIGDRLRRSIDDGLANSNHGIIILSEAYFGKQWPEEELEGLMSRENDNTDIILPLWYGVGEKEVTEYSPMLSGRVAGVIDEDNVDRIAESLSGILRD encoded by the coding sequence ATGAACGAAAGAGGTAGCGGCGAACCTGAAGAGACCGAGGAGACCGAGGAGGGCCAAGAGAGTCGAGATAATGTCGACAATGAATCAGCGAACAATTCCTACGATGTGTTTATCTCTCACGCCGGCGAGGACAAGGATCCAGTCGCCCGGCCCCTCGCTAATGAACTGCGTGACCGGGAATTTGATGTTTGGTTCGACGAGTTTGAACTCCAAATCGGAGATCGGTTACGGCGGTCGATCGATGACGGATTGGCCAACTCAAACCACGGAATAATAATCTTGTCAGAGGCGTATTTCGGCAAACAGTGGCCTGAAGAGGAACTTGAGGGGTTGATGTCCCGCGAAAACGATAACACTGATATCATCTTGCCACTCTGGTACGGGGTTGGCGAGAAAGAAGTCACAGAGTACAGCCCAATGTTATCCGGACGGGTAGCCGGAGTAATCGACGAAGACAACGTTGACCGAATTGCTGAATCTCTTTCTGGAATTCTACGTGACTGA